The following proteins are encoded in a genomic region of Dyadobacter sp. UC 10:
- a CDS encoding MutS family DNA mismatch repair protein: MKTSSQIFFEKELADAKAAEKAAQERSNLLSVARLTVFAGMLLSAWLWNSNGHSVWPVMIAALLAAFLFLMKKHQQVKRTRNFHKNIQEINEDEIERLQLQFKRTDTGLHFVEKEHAFVSDLDIFGEYSLYKLLNRTRTSEGSKRLANWLKNHASPEEVQARQQAAADFKASPQLIQSWEATALLHEHAAAQVTSFRAWTTETLDPKLANLLKWRWFPLITLAVLVLILLKIAPAWAIFACLAGHFFILKSFQTTIQGITNRTTTLGHTLVAYAELLNHAESAPYAAAWWTQRKALISGSSKSLHQAGALFERLDYRNNPFFGLFVGIPTLWDIHCLAGLEKWKETNKSNLWHWLDVLADTEAMNSLAGHAFANPDYIVPAVTSQQQVFIKTTEMGHPLIPAEKRVSNDFSLEDTGATMLVTGSNMSGKSTFLRTIGLNLVLAQMGAVVSAAHFTCVPVRVFSSMRTQDSLEESTSSFYAELKRLKQLLELASGNAAAPVLYLLDEILKGTNSADRHRGAEALIRQLHNKNASGLVSTHDLELGQWGETENYVHNFHFRSDVEQGRLHFDYRLHEGICKSFNASELMRMMGIDIDVPNKNTAQID; encoded by the coding sequence TTGAAAACCTCCTCCCAAATATTCTTTGAAAAAGAGCTGGCAGATGCAAAAGCAGCTGAAAAAGCAGCACAGGAAAGATCAAATCTGTTATCGGTCGCCAGGCTGACCGTTTTTGCCGGGATGCTCCTGTCAGCCTGGCTGTGGAATTCGAACGGACATTCAGTATGGCCGGTAATGATCGCTGCGCTGCTTGCGGCGTTTTTATTTTTAATGAAAAAGCACCAACAGGTAAAGCGTACGCGCAATTTTCATAAGAATATTCAGGAGATCAATGAGGACGAAATCGAGCGGCTACAACTGCAGTTTAAACGCACGGACACTGGCTTGCATTTTGTGGAAAAGGAGCATGCATTCGTATCAGATCTTGATATTTTCGGCGAATACTCACTTTACAAACTGCTCAACAGAACGCGTACCTCGGAAGGCAGCAAGCGTCTGGCCAACTGGCTCAAAAACCATGCGTCGCCGGAAGAAGTGCAGGCAAGGCAGCAGGCGGCAGCGGACTTCAAAGCATCTCCGCAACTAATCCAATCCTGGGAAGCCACCGCTTTATTGCATGAACATGCGGCGGCGCAGGTTACCTCATTTCGCGCGTGGACTACCGAGACGCTGGACCCGAAACTGGCCAATCTGCTGAAATGGCGCTGGTTTCCATTGATTACATTAGCAGTTCTCGTATTGATTTTGCTGAAGATAGCGCCGGCCTGGGCCATCTTCGCGTGCCTGGCAGGGCATTTTTTCATACTAAAAAGCTTTCAGACGACTATTCAGGGGATTACAAACAGAACCACTACTTTGGGCCACACCCTGGTCGCCTATGCAGAGTTGCTTAATCATGCGGAATCAGCGCCCTATGCGGCAGCATGGTGGACTCAGCGCAAGGCATTGATTTCCGGATCTTCGAAGTCGCTCCACCAGGCAGGGGCATTGTTTGAAAGGCTCGATTACAGGAACAATCCATTTTTCGGGCTTTTTGTCGGTATACCTACGCTTTGGGATATCCACTGCCTGGCCGGACTGGAGAAATGGAAAGAAACCAACAAATCGAACTTATGGCATTGGCTCGATGTGCTCGCAGATACTGAGGCGATGAACAGCCTTGCCGGACACGCATTTGCCAATCCGGATTACATTGTGCCAGCAGTGACATCGCAGCAGCAGGTTTTTATCAAAACAACGGAAATGGGTCACCCGCTCATCCCGGCAGAAAAACGGGTTAGCAACGACTTTTCCCTCGAAGATACCGGCGCAACAATGCTGGTGACAGGTTCCAATATGTCTGGGAAAAGTACTTTTTTGCGTACGATCGGACTTAACCTGGTACTTGCGCAAATGGGCGCGGTGGTCAGTGCGGCTCACTTCACATGCGTTCCAGTCCGCGTTTTTAGCAGCATGCGGACGCAGGATTCACTTGAAGAAAGTACTTCCTCTTTTTACGCGGAGCTTAAAAGACTAAAACAGCTGTTGGAACTGGCTTCCGGCAATGCCGCTGCTCCCGTTCTCTATCTTCTGGATGAAATATTAAAAGGCACTAACTCGGCGGACCGTCACAGGGGCGCGGAAGCATTGATCAGGCAGCTACATAACAAAAATGCCTCAGGACTGGTATCCACCCACGACCTGGAACTCGGACAATGGGGGGAAACTGAAAATTACGTTCATAACTTCCACTTCCGGTCCGACGTCGAACAGGGGCGCCTGCACTTTGATTACCGACTGCATGAGGGCATCTGCAAAAGTTTCAATGCATCGGAGCTCATGCGTATGATGGGTATCGACATCGACGTGCCAAATAAAAATACTGCTCAAATTGACTGA
- a CDS encoding ABC transporter ATP-binding protein — MAKNESADPVQSPFSVRKISWKGLQTTLSLFRYLRPYRVTFFIGLVFLALSTATSLAFPKLVGSMIEVIEGKSKYTINQITVFLFVVLIGQAAFSYFRIYLFTKVSELAMTNIRLDVFSKIITLPITFLEQRRVGELTSRITSDVSQLQGLLSFTLAEIFRQFATLIVGMAILFYTSWKLTLFMLATFPVLVVASVFFGRHMRRLAKKAQDELAAANVVVEETLQSIHVVKAFTNEPLEVGRYNTILRRVVDLSLHAASFRGGFASFIIFALFGGIVGVVWYGAGLVESGEFGLSDLFTFILYTTFIGASIGGMGDLYAQVNKTIGASERIFEILEEEPEISVEEARSAVPGIIGGQIVYDNVHFSYPSRPDLPVLKGISFQIRAGEKIALVGYSGAGKSTIIQLLMRFYDHQSGNILIDEKPVSEYGLSELRKNMAIVPQEVMLFGGTIYENIAYGKPTASREQIYDAARRAHALDFIETFPEKFETVVGERGIKLSGGQRQRIAIARAILKDPKILILDEATSSLDAESEKLVQIALDELMKGRTTIVIAHRLATIRKVDMIYVIREGQIAESGSHQELSLLQNGLYANLIKLQFETAESH, encoded by the coding sequence ATGGCCAAAAATGAAAGTGCTGATCCTGTGCAATCCCCTTTTTCTGTAAGGAAAATTAGCTGGAAAGGCCTCCAAACCACCCTTAGTCTTTTTAGATATCTTCGCCCTTACCGCGTTACTTTCTTCATTGGACTTGTATTTCTGGCACTCTCTACCGCCACTTCACTCGCCTTCCCGAAGTTGGTGGGAAGTATGATCGAAGTGATTGAAGGAAAATCGAAATACACCATCAACCAGATTACCGTTTTTCTATTTGTAGTACTGATCGGGCAGGCTGCTTTTTCCTATTTCAGGATATATCTTTTTACCAAAGTAAGCGAGCTGGCGATGACCAATATCCGGCTGGATGTTTTCAGCAAGATCATCACACTCCCTATTACTTTCCTCGAGCAACGCAGGGTCGGCGAGCTCACAAGCCGCATAACATCCGACGTATCTCAATTGCAGGGGTTATTGTCATTTACCCTGGCTGAGATCTTTCGCCAGTTTGCAACGCTGATTGTCGGAATGGCCATCCTTTTTTACACATCCTGGAAACTCACGCTGTTTATGCTCGCCACTTTTCCGGTGCTGGTTGTAGCCTCCGTATTTTTCGGGCGACATATGCGCCGACTTGCCAAAAAGGCGCAGGATGAGCTTGCAGCAGCGAATGTGGTAGTGGAGGAAACACTTCAATCTATTCATGTGGTTAAAGCATTTACAAATGAACCGCTGGAAGTAGGGCGTTATAATACGATTCTCAGGCGCGTAGTCGATCTTTCACTGCACGCAGCCTCATTTCGTGGCGGCTTTGCTTCGTTTATCATTTTCGCATTGTTTGGCGGGATTGTCGGGGTGGTTTGGTACGGCGCTGGCTTGGTGGAATCCGGCGAATTTGGACTGTCCGATCTCTTCACATTTATCCTGTATACCACATTCATCGGCGCGTCGATCGGCGGAATGGGCGATTTGTATGCGCAGGTTAACAAAACCATCGGGGCTTCGGAAAGGATATTTGAAATTCTGGAAGAAGAGCCTGAAATATCCGTCGAAGAAGCGCGGTCGGCAGTTCCGGGTATTATCGGTGGCCAAATCGTTTACGACAATGTACATTTCTCCTATCCCTCACGACCCGACTTACCTGTATTAAAAGGCATTTCGTTCCAAATCCGTGCTGGCGAGAAAATCGCGCTGGTAGGTTATAGCGGTGCGGGAAAGTCTACGATTATTCAACTGCTGATGCGGTTTTACGATCATCAGTCAGGCAATATTCTAATCGACGAGAAACCCGTTTCTGAGTATGGCCTCTCTGAATTAAGGAAAAATATGGCGATCGTCCCCCAGGAAGTAATGCTTTTCGGCGGTACCATTTATGAAAATATCGCCTACGGGAAACCCACCGCTTCCCGCGAACAGATCTACGACGCAGCCAGAAGGGCGCACGCGCTTGACTTCATTGAAACGTTTCCCGAAAAATTTGAAACGGTTGTCGGCGAGAGAGGTATTAAACTTTCAGGCGGACAGCGGCAACGCATTGCGATCGCGCGCGCCATTTTAAAGGACCCGAAGATATTGATCCTGGACGAAGCCACCAGTTCGCTGGATGCAGAATCAGAAAAACTGGTGCAAATCGCATTGGACGAACTCATGAAAGGCCGCACTACGATCGTAATTGCGCACAGGCTCGCCACGATCCGGAAAGTAGATATGATCTACGTGATCCGGGAAGGTCAGATCGCCGAGTCGGGCTCGCATCAGGAGCTATCGCTGCTTCAAAACGGCCTCTACGCCAATCTCATCAAATTGCAGTTTGAAACTGCCGAAAGTCATTAA
- a CDS encoding acyltransferase family protein, with product MYTYPIKEPQGIAERHQELDALRGLAAISIVLFHFTINNNAKLLGWQFNYGVTAVDIFFMISGFVIFQSIRNITKWQDFVVKRFARLYPAFWYCMLITAFVAVLMEPHSVDATRILANATMASIYFGVEDLDGSYWTLLIELVFYTWILAIFVSNRVNAIEQIGVCCILLIVAFHAMRPLYHDLYQFLTRKVQLLNHFPLFYSGILFYQIKRSRHVYRNSALLIPAILASFYLHDKGGTSQYHISFVEHCVVITIFHIIFVLFIIGKLGFLVAKPLLMLGNISYCLYLIHQYVGLQIIAKLTGDLGINVYFAIIFTISVCICIATLITTYIEIPCYQLIRNWYSRSSSIFRQQDNDLAIH from the coding sequence ATGTACACCTATCCCATTAAAGAACCGCAAGGCATTGCCGAGCGGCATCAAGAATTGGACGCGCTCAGAGGCCTTGCGGCCATCAGCATTGTCCTGTTCCACTTCACGATCAACAACAACGCCAAGTTGCTTGGATGGCAGTTCAACTATGGAGTTACCGCCGTGGATATCTTCTTCATGATCAGCGGCTTCGTGATTTTTCAATCTATCAGGAATATAACGAAATGGCAGGACTTTGTAGTCAAACGTTTTGCCAGGCTATACCCGGCATTCTGGTATTGCATGCTGATCACTGCTTTTGTTGCAGTACTGATGGAGCCTCATTCGGTTGACGCGACACGTATCCTCGCCAATGCAACGATGGCTTCTATCTATTTTGGTGTGGAAGACCTGGACGGTTCATATTGGACATTGCTGATTGAGCTTGTCTTTTACACCTGGATCCTGGCCATATTTGTGTCTAACCGGGTTAATGCGATCGAACAGATCGGTGTATGCTGCATTCTGCTGATTGTTGCTTTCCACGCAATGCGGCCATTATATCATGATCTCTATCAGTTTCTTACCAGAAAAGTACAGCTGCTAAACCATTTCCCCCTCTTTTACTCGGGGATACTTTTTTACCAGATTAAACGCAGCCGGCATGTCTATCGAAACAGCGCATTACTGATCCCGGCAATACTCGCGTCATTTTATCTTCACGACAAAGGCGGCACTTCCCAATACCATATTTCTTTTGTCGAGCATTGTGTAGTGATTACCATCTTCCATATCATTTTTGTTCTTTTTATTATCGGAAAGCTCGGTTTTCTTGTTGCCAAACCTTTATTAATGCTTGGCAATATATCTTACTGCCTGTACCTGATCCACCAGTATGTAGGACTTCAGATTATTGCCAAGCTGACCGGTGATCTGGGTATCAATGTTTACTTCGCGATAATTTTTACGATCTCTGTCTGTATATGCATTGCTACACTCATCACAACTTATATTGAAATACCTTGTTACCAGCTTATCAGAAACTGGTACAGCCGCAGCAGCAGCATATTCCGGCAGCAGGATAACGATCTGGCTATTCACTAA
- a CDS encoding RNA polymerase sigma factor: MPGYDSAVLHELLAGCLKRNRRSQELLYKQFYGYAMSICLRYTRSREEAKEILNDAFLKVFTKLESFDTDRSFKTWLSRVIINTALDHYRHEVRRDVFENVEIAENVSVDETVISKLSHEELMGLIHKLTPAYRIVFSLSVIDGYTHEEIAEQLNISVGASKSNLSRAREKLREMLSKINIDDYDRVAR; the protein is encoded by the coding sequence ATGCCCGGGTATGACTCCGCCGTTCTTCATGAACTACTCGCCGGCTGTTTAAAAAGAAACCGCCGTAGCCAGGAGCTGTTGTACAAACAGTTTTACGGCTATGCCATGAGCATCTGTTTACGCTATACACGCAGCCGGGAAGAGGCGAAGGAAATACTCAACGATGCGTTTTTAAAGGTTTTTACGAAGCTCGAAAGTTTTGATACGGACCGTTCATTCAAGACCTGGCTGAGCAGGGTAATTATCAACACGGCGCTGGACCACTACAGGCACGAGGTCCGGAGGGATGTTTTTGAAAATGTGGAAATTGCGGAAAATGTGTCCGTAGATGAAACAGTTATCAGCAAACTTTCTCATGAAGAGCTGATGGGTTTGATACATAAACTTACACCCGCTTACCGCATTGTTTTTAGTTTATCGGTTATTGACGGCTATACACACGAAGAAATTGCAGAACAGCTGAATATTTCGGTTGGAGCGTCAAAGTCGAATTTGTCGCGTGCAAGGGAAAAATTGAGAGAAATGTTATCCAAAATCAATATTGACGATTATGACAGAGTTGCCAGATGA
- a CDS encoding porin family protein: MTELPDDELDKLFKKSSEELDPPYDPDDWNKLKRRLDEQDGTAGGAWLKKWWPLGLLLLLIFTGVAVYLGKDKKDAKSYVALRRENELKRSAASAKPALPVTSEGEAKDSRGLNRSSPDNDQTKTKSETRNFETGKTDAKNSAISKREGSRAIASVEKTASKPFPKSESKAADTNSRPLLPRSRSKAGGVYLEPNRSKGEGGDGALILPANEQAISTSAGSGLKGAEKVFAQEEHVAERTFVSAAMLQNRPLSWNNAGVMPKIDFEKPDIEPEPLPQKEEVQQAKWAVRFGYSPDLSTVGLKNFTKPGAAVALLAELSVSPRLFVQTGAVWSRKDYFAEAGSYILNPKWGYYTKPESVDGICKVLEIPLNLRYDIISGQKSRFFIGSGASSYYMLNEKYKYNYKNPDDPHIKYPSWKGSTGWYFLSHLNASVGYEYRLSNKLSLMGEPYARIPLKRVGYGKVNLVTMGFWLSLRYTPAFR; the protein is encoded by the coding sequence ATGACAGAGTTGCCAGATGACGAACTGGACAAGCTCTTCAAAAAGTCATCAGAAGAGCTTGATCCTCCCTATGATCCGGATGATTGGAACAAACTGAAAAGACGTCTCGACGAACAGGACGGCACGGCGGGCGGCGCGTGGCTAAAAAAATGGTGGCCGCTGGGACTGTTGCTGCTGTTGATTTTTACGGGCGTGGCTGTTTATCTGGGGAAAGATAAAAAAGACGCAAAAAGTTACGTAGCACTGCGGAGAGAAAACGAATTGAAACGGTCTGCAGCCAGCGCAAAGCCCGCATTACCGGTAACCTCGGAAGGAGAGGCAAAGGACAGTCGGGGTTTGAATCGTAGTTCACCAGATAACGATCAGACAAAAACGAAAAGCGAGACAAGGAACTTTGAAACCGGTAAAACAGACGCGAAAAACTCAGCAATTTCTAAAAGAGAAGGCAGTAGAGCAATCGCGAGCGTTGAGAAGACAGCTAGTAAACCTTTTCCAAAATCAGAATCGAAAGCTGCTGATACAAACAGCAGACCATTATTGCCCCGGAGCCGATCTAAGGCAGGCGGAGTGTACTTAGAGCCTAACCGCTCCAAGGGGGAAGGGGGCGACGGGGCTCTTATTTTACCTGCAAATGAGCAGGCCATTTCGACAAGTGCAGGCAGCGGCTTAAAAGGTGCGGAAAAAGTTTTTGCTCAGGAAGAACATGTAGCGGAGCGAACATTCGTGTCAGCTGCAATGCTTCAGAATCGTCCTTTGAGCTGGAACAATGCAGGAGTAATGCCCAAAATTGATTTTGAAAAACCGGATATAGAACCCGAACCGCTACCGCAAAAAGAGGAAGTACAGCAGGCTAAATGGGCTGTGCGATTTGGTTATTCACCCGATCTTAGCACAGTAGGGTTGAAAAATTTCACCAAACCCGGGGCTGCGGTTGCTTTGCTGGCTGAGTTATCAGTATCGCCCCGACTGTTTGTGCAGACTGGCGCGGTGTGGAGCAGGAAAGATTACTTCGCAGAGGCAGGTAGTTACATACTGAACCCTAAATGGGGCTATTACACCAAACCGGAAAGTGTCGACGGAATCTGTAAAGTGCTTGAAATTCCGCTGAACCTGAGATATGATATTATTTCAGGGCAAAAATCACGGTTTTTCATTGGCTCAGGTGCATCCTCTTATTATATGCTGAACGAGAAATACAAATACAACTATAAGAACCCGGACGATCCGCATATCAAATACCCGAGCTGGAAAGGATCAACAGGCTGGTATTTCCTGAGCCACCTGAATGCATCCGTCGGCTATGAATACCGGCTTTCCAACAAGCTTTCATTAATGGGAGAACCTTATGCAAGGATCCCGCTCAAAAGAGTAGGCTACGGCAAAGTGAACCTGGTCACAATGGGCTTCTGGCTTTCCCTGCGCTATACGCCTGCTTTCCGGTAG
- a CDS encoding QcrA and Rieske domain-containing protein yields MKRGEFLRSLGLSTSTLMAFYCIGTTMTACGSSENEPEPVDPGGGGNGISGTTTGNSINFTVDLTKVTKLKTVGGFEIIGDTIVALASGGGYVALARRCTHEGFNIQYRLTQNDFQCPNHLSEFSTTGAVEQGPATAALKAFKTALSADGNTLTVTA; encoded by the coding sequence ATGAAAAGAGGGGAGTTCCTGAGAAGTCTGGGACTGAGTACCTCCACTTTAATGGCATTTTATTGCATTGGCACCACCATGACCGCCTGCGGGTCCAGCGAGAATGAACCCGAGCCGGTTGATCCGGGCGGCGGTGGAAATGGTATTTCGGGCACGACAACGGGAAATTCCATCAACTTCACAGTGGATCTGACCAAGGTAACAAAGTTGAAAACTGTCGGCGGTTTTGAGATAATCGGTGACACCATCGTGGCGCTGGCGAGTGGCGGCGGTTATGTTGCTTTGGCGAGAAGATGTACCCACGAAGGTTTCAATATCCAGTACCGCCTTACTCAAAACGATTTTCAATGCCCCAATCACCTTTCTGAATTTTCAACCACCGGCGCGGTGGAGCAGGGTCCGGCGACTGCTGCATTGAAAGCCTTCAAAACCGCGCTGTCGGCCGACGGCAACACGCTGACAGTAACCGCATAA
- a CDS encoding DUF5777 family beta-barrel protein, producing the protein MKCLRFLLLMVCSTSLYAQDDLLSELSKQDSAQKIPVSATFKSTRVVNGHSVETMKKKHLDFRISHRFGRLNSGAYQFFGLDQATMRMGFEYGITDDLMVGVGRSTSQKVYDFFGKYKLLRQSTGARSIPVSVTLFGGTGVATVNKELEFQDKIYYSAQVLVARKFGERLSLQLSPTYLFRNRPEVLGDEKLLLAIGIGGRFKLSKRVSLNGEYFYTAREKNTVTAPYYDSMSFGVDIETGGHVFQLHFTNSLGMIEKQFIGETAGTWGKGDIHYGFNISRTFSFDKKNRRPKSTEQ; encoded by the coding sequence ATGAAATGCCTCCGCTTTTTATTGCTAATGGTTTGTTCAACAAGCCTTTATGCGCAGGACGATTTGCTGAGTGAGCTTTCCAAACAGGACAGTGCACAAAAAATACCTGTGAGTGCTACTTTCAAATCCACGCGTGTCGTCAACGGACATTCTGTCGAAACAATGAAAAAAAAGCACCTTGATTTCCGGATATCCCACCGTTTCGGAAGATTGAATTCGGGCGCCTACCAGTTTTTCGGGCTCGACCAGGCGACAATGCGAATGGGTTTTGAATATGGTATCACCGACGATCTGATGGTGGGCGTAGGCAGGAGCACTTCTCAGAAGGTCTACGATTTTTTTGGTAAATATAAATTGCTCAGGCAAAGCACCGGCGCCAGGTCAATTCCCGTTTCGGTGACACTTTTTGGAGGAACGGGCGTTGCCACAGTTAATAAAGAGCTCGAATTTCAGGATAAAATATATTACTCTGCCCAGGTGCTGGTAGCACGTAAGTTTGGCGAGCGGCTCTCCTTGCAACTTTCACCGACCTACCTTTTCCGCAACCGGCCGGAGGTTTTGGGAGATGAAAAATTGCTGCTGGCGATCGGGATCGGTGGCCGGTTCAAACTTTCGAAACGCGTTTCCCTCAACGGCGAATACTTTTATACGGCAAGAGAAAAAAATACGGTAACAGCTCCTTACTACGATTCAATGTCTTTCGGGGTTGATATTGAAACCGGCGGGCACGTGTTTCAGCTACATTTTACCAATTCTCTTGGGATGATTGAGAAGCAATTTATCGGTGAAACGGCAGGTACATGGGGGAAAGGGGATATTCATTACGGCTTCAATATTTCCCGGACTTTCAGTTTTGATAAAAAGAACAGAAGGCCGAAATCAACTGAACAGTAA
- a CDS encoding YceI family protein, whose product MKLHFVRVALVAVLAISWPVEELIAQGSKFSTSAGNTKFSSETPLENINAENKKSQAILNTANGEMAIRMNMRDFVFPNKLMQEHFNENYIESDKYPTATFSGKIDNVPDFSKDGQYDVAAIGKFTVHGVTKERKLKGKLKVEGDKITITSNFEVPLTDHKIEIPQVVFVKIAQVIQVKAEYVLRR is encoded by the coding sequence ATGAAACTACATTTTGTTCGCGTGGCGCTGGTCGCCGTGCTAGCTATTTCTTGGCCTGTCGAAGAGCTGATTGCGCAGGGAAGTAAATTTTCGACAAGCGCTGGTAACACCAAATTTTCGTCAGAAACTCCCCTGGAAAATATCAACGCGGAGAATAAAAAGTCGCAGGCGATTTTGAATACGGCGAACGGAGAAATGGCTATCCGGATGAATATGAGGGACTTTGTTTTTCCAAATAAGCTGATGCAGGAGCATTTCAATGAAAACTATATAGAATCGGACAAATATCCGACAGCCACATTCAGTGGGAAAATCGATAATGTGCCCGATTTTTCCAAAGACGGGCAATATGATGTGGCAGCTATCGGAAAGTTCACGGTTCACGGTGTTACAAAAGAGCGTAAACTGAAAGGCAAGCTGAAAGTGGAAGGTGATAAAATTACGATTACTTCAAATTTCGAAGTGCCGCTGACGGATCACAAGATCGAAATTCCGCAGGTAGTCTTTGTCAAAATCGCGCAGGTTATCCAGGTAAAAGCGGAATATGTTTTGAGGCGTTAA